A portion of the Pelodiscus sinensis isolate JC-2024 chromosome 20, ASM4963464v1, whole genome shotgun sequence genome contains these proteins:
- the TEFM gene encoding transcription elongation factor, mitochondrial isoform X2, translating into MSFRGLPSLLRSGKYFFHVRLVSYQLQSLHHSSCQKKSISSVQHNCINSPTAIQNLKTPEDELYNLYSPEQQSAILQVLNTASERELSAIKLLRGKKSGNVIQHREKNGPFRNLQSLLAVPLFQYKTVVKVCNFILDPSEKGDRRERKIQDTRSSVRFIKPEIERERLETLGSIVSVVFGTRKIAWAHVDRNLTVCDWQQEECVRFMKGAYNPAVYLEEISSVVSKIPEADLYILEKNGLPVQNTNLFPIILHLRTVEAMLYVLLQKAFIQDGQHKVVSMARSTVGKHFGLIVGDSRTSGMDLVKQFLLQSVTQEQPRLSFPRNKVVRYRNLFSSVTQNRDEEMCDSVLQALAFYELLILNNTT; encoded by the exons atgagCTTCCGAGGGCTCCCGAGCCTGCTGCGGAGCg GAAAGTATTTTTTTCATGTCCGGTTGGTGTCATATCAGCTTCAGTCCCTGCACCATTCCTCATGTCAGAAAAAATCAATATCTTCTGTACAACACAACTGCATCAATTCCCCAACAGCGATTCAAAACCTCAAGACACCAGAAGATGAACTTTATAATTTGTACTCCCCTGAACAACAATCTGCCATCCTGCAAGTGCTCAACACAGCATCTGAGAGAGAACTTTCAGCCATTAAACTATTGAGAGGAAAAAAGTCTGGCAATGTAATTCAGCATAGGGAAAAAAATGGACCATTTCGGAACTTGCAGAGTTTACTGGCAGTGCCCCTCTTTCAGTATAAAACTGTTGTTAAAGTGTGTAACTTTATCCTCGATCCATCTGAGAAAGGAgatagaagagagagaaaaatacaagACACCAGATCTTCAGTGAGGTTTATTAAACctgaaatagagagagagaggttggag aCTTTAGGTAGCATTGTGTCTGTTGTTTTTGGCACCCGTAAAATTGCATGGGCTCATGTTGATCGAAACCTAACAGTTTGTGACTGGCAACAAGAAGAGTGTGTTAGATTCATGAAAGGAGCCTATAATCCAGCAGTGTATCTGGAAGAA ATTTCTTCAGTTGTGTCTAAGATTCCTGAAGCTGATCtttatattttggaaaaaaacggaCTTCCTGTTCAGAATACGAATCTCTTTCCTATAATATTACATCTTCGTACTGTGGAAGCCATGCTGTATGTCCTATTACAAAAGGCATTTATACAAGATGGCCAGCACAAAGTAGTAAGTATGGCCCGAAGCACTGTAGGAAAACACTTTGGATTAATTGTAGGAGACTCTCGAACTAGTGGAATGGATCTTGTGAAGCAGTTTCTCTTGCAATCCGTTACCCAAGAACAGCCACGATTGTCCTTTCCCAGGAACAAGGTGGTACGTTACAGAAACCTATTTTCTTCAGTTACTCAAAACAGAGATGAGGAAATGTGTGATTCAGTACTACAGGCTCTTGCCTTCTATGAACTTCTAATATTAAATAACACTACTTAA
- the TEFM gene encoding transcription elongation factor, mitochondrial isoform X1, protein MGHEHQHRLPAAREGEALGLHSPPARLSTDHTLRTTALRNRLKQSTHFTGKYFFHVRLVSYQLQSLHHSSCQKKSISSVQHNCINSPTAIQNLKTPEDELYNLYSPEQQSAILQVLNTASERELSAIKLLRGKKSGNVIQHREKNGPFRNLQSLLAVPLFQYKTVVKVCNFILDPSEKGDRRERKIQDTRSSVRFIKPEIERERLETLGSIVSVVFGTRKIAWAHVDRNLTVCDWQQEECVRFMKGAYNPAVYLEEISSVVSKIPEADLYILEKNGLPVQNTNLFPIILHLRTVEAMLYVLLQKAFIQDGQHKVVSMARSTVGKHFGLIVGDSRTSGMDLVKQFLLQSVTQEQPRLSFPRNKVVRYRNLFSSVTQNRDEEMCDSVLQALAFYELLILNNTT, encoded by the exons aTGGGGCATgaacaccagcacaggctccctgctgcaagagagggggaagccctgggcctacacagcccacctgcaagattgtccacagaccacactttgagaaccactgccctaagaAACAGATTGAAGCAGTCAACTCATTTCACAG GAAAGTATTTTTTTCATGTCCGGTTGGTGTCATATCAGCTTCAGTCCCTGCACCATTCCTCATGTCAGAAAAAATCAATATCTTCTGTACAACACAACTGCATCAATTCCCCAACAGCGATTCAAAACCTCAAGACACCAGAAGATGAACTTTATAATTTGTACTCCCCTGAACAACAATCTGCCATCCTGCAAGTGCTCAACACAGCATCTGAGAGAGAACTTTCAGCCATTAAACTATTGAGAGGAAAAAAGTCTGGCAATGTAATTCAGCATAGGGAAAAAAATGGACCATTTCGGAACTTGCAGAGTTTACTGGCAGTGCCCCTCTTTCAGTATAAAACTGTTGTTAAAGTGTGTAACTTTATCCTCGATCCATCTGAGAAAGGAgatagaagagagagaaaaatacaagACACCAGATCTTCAGTGAGGTTTATTAAACctgaaatagagagagagaggttggag aCTTTAGGTAGCATTGTGTCTGTTGTTTTTGGCACCCGTAAAATTGCATGGGCTCATGTTGATCGAAACCTAACAGTTTGTGACTGGCAACAAGAAGAGTGTGTTAGATTCATGAAAGGAGCCTATAATCCAGCAGTGTATCTGGAAGAA ATTTCTTCAGTTGTGTCTAAGATTCCTGAAGCTGATCtttatattttggaaaaaaacggaCTTCCTGTTCAGAATACGAATCTCTTTCCTATAATATTACATCTTCGTACTGTGGAAGCCATGCTGTATGTCCTATTACAAAAGGCATTTATACAAGATGGCCAGCACAAAGTAGTAAGTATGGCCCGAAGCACTGTAGGAAAACACTTTGGATTAATTGTAGGAGACTCTCGAACTAGTGGAATGGATCTTGTGAAGCAGTTTCTCTTGCAATCCGTTACCCAAGAACAGCCACGATTGTCCTTTCCCAGGAACAAGGTGGTACGTTACAGAAACCTATTTTCTTCAGTTACTCAAAACAGAGATGAGGAAATGTGTGATTCAGTACTACAGGCTCTTGCCTTCTATGAACTTCTAATATTAAATAACACTACTTAA